A genomic window from Aquipuribacter nitratireducens includes:
- a CDS encoding SDR family oxidoreductase, translated as MPDAHVLVTGGNRGIGLGIATRLLADGYAVTATSRSGALPDGAPAGLGVVACDVTDAASVDAAVTAAEQARGPLTRVVANAGVTADQLLLRMSEEEFSGVVDTNLGGAWRLLKRASKSMIRARTGRVVLVGSVVGLYGSPGQTNYAASKAGLVGLARSVTRELGGRGITCNVVAPGFIDTDMTAALDDERKQSYLGAIPAGRFGAVDDVAAAVSFLLDDAAGYISGAVVPVDGGLGMGH; from the coding sequence ATGCCTGACGCGCACGTCCTCGTGACCGGCGGCAACCGCGGCATCGGTCTGGGGATCGCCACGCGGCTGCTCGCCGACGGGTACGCCGTCACCGCCACCTCCCGCAGCGGCGCCCTGCCGGACGGCGCGCCCGCGGGCCTGGGCGTCGTCGCGTGCGACGTGACGGACGCGGCGTCCGTCGACGCTGCCGTCACCGCCGCCGAGCAGGCCCGGGGGCCGCTCACGCGCGTCGTCGCGAACGCGGGCGTCACCGCCGACCAGCTGCTGCTCCGCATGAGCGAGGAGGAGTTCTCCGGCGTCGTCGACACCAACCTCGGCGGCGCCTGGCGCCTGCTCAAGCGCGCGAGCAAGTCGATGATCCGCGCCCGGACGGGCCGGGTCGTGCTCGTCGGCTCCGTCGTCGGGCTCTACGGCTCGCCCGGGCAGACGAACTACGCCGCGAGCAAGGCGGGCCTCGTCGGCCTCGCCCGCTCCGTCACGCGCGAGCTCGGCGGGCGCGGCATCACGTGCAACGTCGTCGCGCCGGGCTTCATCGACACCGACATGACGGCGGCGCTCGACGACGAGCGGAAGCAGTCGTACCTCGGGGCGATCCCGGCGGGTCGCTTCGGCGCCGTCGACGACGTCGCCGCGGCGGTGTCGTTCCTGCTCGACGACGCGGCCGGGTACATCAGCGGGGCCGTGGTCCCCGTCGACGGCGGCCTCGGCATGGGCCACTGA
- the glgA gene encoding glycogen synthase, translating into MHTGVITKEWPPAVYGGAGVHVVELVRALRAAGHEVDVHAFGEPEPGPGVHGHVEPPDLAGANAALRTLGVDLRVAAAVDAATAAGRAPQLLHSHTWYANLGGHLAARLVGVPHVVTAHSLEPMRPWKAEQLGGGYRISSWAEETAYRHADAVIAVSAGMRADILASYPFLEPERVPVVHNGIDADDWQRDEGTDVVERLGMVPGRPAVVFVGRITRQKGLPYLLRACASLPPEVQVVLLAGAPDTPEIAAEVRGLVDTLREGRDGVVWVEQMLPRPDVCQVLSHATVFVCPSVYEPLGIVNLEAMACGAAVVGTATGGIPEVVDDGRTGWLVPIEQVGDGTGTPVDPDRFVADLARTLVDAVADPAEARRRGAAGRERAVAEFSWHTVAERTVAVYEEALSRAG; encoded by the coding sequence GTGCACACTGGTGTGATCACGAAGGAGTGGCCCCCGGCGGTCTACGGCGGGGCGGGGGTTCACGTCGTCGAGCTCGTGCGGGCCCTGCGCGCCGCCGGCCACGAGGTGGACGTCCACGCGTTCGGCGAGCCGGAGCCCGGACCCGGCGTGCACGGTCACGTCGAGCCGCCGGACCTCGCGGGCGCGAACGCCGCGCTGCGGACGCTCGGGGTCGACCTGCGCGTGGCCGCGGCCGTCGACGCCGCCACCGCCGCCGGCCGCGCGCCGCAGCTGCTGCACTCCCACACGTGGTACGCCAACCTCGGCGGCCACCTCGCCGCGCGCCTGGTCGGGGTGCCGCACGTCGTCACCGCGCACAGCCTCGAGCCGATGCGGCCGTGGAAGGCCGAGCAGCTCGGCGGCGGCTACCGGATCAGCTCGTGGGCGGAGGAGACCGCGTACCGGCACGCGGACGCCGTCATCGCCGTGAGCGCCGGCATGCGCGCCGACATCCTCGCGAGCTACCCGTTCCTCGAGCCCGAGCGCGTGCCCGTGGTGCACAACGGGATCGACGCCGACGACTGGCAGCGCGACGAGGGCACCGACGTCGTCGAGCGGCTCGGCATGGTCCCGGGCCGCCCCGCCGTCGTCTTCGTCGGTCGCATCACCCGGCAGAAGGGCCTGCCGTACCTGCTGCGGGCGTGCGCGTCGTTGCCGCCGGAGGTGCAGGTCGTCCTCCTCGCCGGTGCCCCGGACACCCCGGAGATCGCCGCCGAGGTCCGTGGCCTCGTCGACACCCTCCGGGAGGGCCGCGACGGCGTGGTGTGGGTCGAGCAGATGCTGCCGCGCCCCGACGTGTGCCAGGTGCTGAGCCACGCGACGGTGTTCGTGTGCCCCTCGGTGTACGAGCCGCTCGGCATCGTCAACCTCGAGGCCATGGCGTGCGGCGCCGCGGTCGTCGGCACCGCGACCGGCGGCATCCCCGAGGTGGTCGACGACGGCCGCACGGGCTGGCTCGTGCCGATCGAGCAGGTGGGTGACGGCACCGGGACGCCGGTCGACCCCGACCGCTTCGTCGCCGACCTGGCCCGCACCCTCGTCGACGCGGTCGCCGACCCCGCCGAGGCCCGCCGGCGCGGGGCCGCCGGGCGCGAGCGGGCCGTCGCGGAGTTCTCGTGGCACACGGTCGCGGAGCGGACCGTCGCCGTCTACGAGGAGGCGCTCAGCCGGGCAGGCTGA
- the glgC gene encoding glucose-1-phosphate adenylyltransferase has protein sequence MARRSGSKVLAIVLAGGEGKRLMPLTADRAKPAVPFAGNYRLIDFALSNVVNSGYRKVVVLTQYKSHSLDRHISQTWRLTTLFGNYVAPVPAQQRLGKHWYLGSADAILQSLNLVNDERPDYVVVVGADHVYRMDFSQMVDAHIETGVGCTVAAIRQPLSLADQFGVIEINAERPDRIARWREKPTDAQGLPDSPDEVLASMGNYVFTTEALVEAVTADAETEGSKHDMGGDIVPRFVDADDCGVYDFIRNDVPGSTDRDRDYWRDVGSIDAFYEAHMDLISVYPVFNLYNYDWPIITAQTYYPPAKFVHGWQGRIGHAVNSIVSPGSVVSGAFVENSVLSPNVYVHSWATVSDSVVMDSVQVHRHAVVRRAIIDKNCVIGEGVRIGIEPDEDRARGLVVTDSGITVLPKGTVLDR, from the coding sequence ATGGCCCGACGGAGCGGCAGCAAGGTCCTCGCGATCGTCCTGGCGGGGGGTGAGGGCAAGCGGCTGATGCCGCTGACCGCGGACCGCGCCAAGCCGGCCGTCCCGTTCGCCGGCAACTACCGCCTCATCGACTTCGCCCTGAGCAACGTCGTGAACTCCGGCTACCGCAAGGTCGTCGTGCTCACGCAGTACAAGTCGCACTCCCTCGACCGCCACATCTCCCAGACGTGGCGGCTCACGACGCTGTTCGGCAACTACGTCGCGCCCGTGCCGGCGCAGCAGCGCCTCGGCAAGCACTGGTACCTCGGCAGCGCCGACGCGATCCTCCAGAGCCTCAACCTCGTGAACGACGAGCGACCGGACTACGTCGTCGTCGTCGGCGCCGACCACGTGTACCGGATGGACTTCTCCCAGATGGTCGACGCCCACATCGAGACCGGCGTCGGCTGCACGGTCGCGGCCATCCGCCAGCCGCTGTCGCTCGCCGACCAGTTCGGCGTCATCGAGATCAACGCCGAGCGGCCCGACCGGATCGCGCGCTGGCGGGAGAAGCCGACCGACGCCCAGGGCCTGCCCGACTCCCCCGACGAGGTCCTCGCCTCCATGGGCAACTACGTCTTCACCACGGAGGCGCTGGTGGAGGCGGTGACCGCCGACGCGGAGACCGAGGGCAGCAAGCACGACATGGGCGGCGACATCGTCCCGCGCTTCGTCGACGCCGACGACTGCGGGGTCTACGACTTCATCCGCAACGACGTGCCCGGCTCCACCGACCGCGACCGCGACTACTGGCGGGACGTCGGCTCGATCGACGCCTTCTACGAGGCCCACATGGACCTCATCTCGGTGTACCCGGTGTTCAACCTCTACAACTACGACTGGCCGATCATCACCGCGCAGACGTACTACCCGCCCGCGAAGTTCGTGCACGGCTGGCAGGGCCGCATCGGCCACGCCGTCAACTCCATCGTCTCCCCCGGCTCGGTGGTGTCCGGCGCCTTCGTGGAGAACTCGGTGCTGAGCCCCAACGTCTACGTCCACTCGTGGGCCACGGTCAGCGACTCCGTCGTCATGGACAGCGTCCAGGTGCACCGCCACGCCGTCGTGCGCCGCGCGATCATCGACAAGAACTGCGTCATCGGCGAGGGCGTCCGCATCGGCATCGAGCCGGACGAGGACCGGGCGCGCGGGCTGGTCGTCACCGACTCCGGCATCACGGTGCTGCCCAAGGGCACGGTGCTCGACCGGTGA
- a CDS encoding quinone oxidoreductase family protein: MRAVVVRSFGGPEVLVPEDVPDPRPGRADLLVEVEACGVNYADTHTTENTYLAPQQLPLVPGAEVVGRVVEAGPDADATLVGRRVVALVPSGGYAELAAVPQATSVVIDEELPAADACALVLQGVTAWHLLRTCTRMAPGESVVVHSAAGGVGTVAVQLARQWRAGRIIASASTVDKRALAHDLGADVVVDVNAAEAGGAASVRDLLISANDDRPVDVVLEMTGGDVFNGSYLALAPMGRMVVFGLASRRAGRSVAPVDLMATSRTVGGFWLQAALARGGLVPIMDELLSMVRAGLLRAVVGGTYKLDEAAAAHADLRARRSAGKLVLVP; the protein is encoded by the coding sequence GTGCGCGCCGTCGTCGTCCGCTCCTTCGGCGGCCCCGAGGTCCTCGTCCCGGAGGACGTGCCCGACCCGCGGCCGGGTCGCGCGGACCTCCTCGTCGAGGTGGAGGCGTGCGGGGTCAACTACGCCGACACCCACACCACCGAGAACACGTACCTCGCCCCGCAGCAGCTGCCCCTCGTGCCGGGCGCCGAGGTCGTCGGCCGCGTCGTCGAGGCGGGGCCGGACGCCGACGCGACGCTGGTCGGCCGGCGGGTCGTCGCGCTCGTGCCGAGCGGGGGCTACGCCGAGCTCGCGGCCGTGCCGCAGGCGACGAGCGTCGTCATCGACGAGGAGCTGCCCGCCGCGGACGCCTGCGCCCTCGTGCTCCAGGGCGTCACCGCGTGGCACCTGCTGCGCACGTGCACCCGCATGGCGCCGGGCGAGAGCGTCGTCGTCCACTCCGCGGCCGGCGGGGTCGGCACGGTCGCGGTGCAGCTCGCCCGGCAGTGGCGGGCCGGGCGGATCATCGCGTCGGCCTCGACGGTCGACAAGCGGGCCCTCGCCCACGACCTGGGCGCGGACGTCGTCGTCGACGTCAACGCCGCCGAGGCGGGCGGCGCCGCGTCCGTGCGCGACCTCCTCATCTCCGCCAACGACGACCGTCCCGTCGACGTCGTCCTCGAGATGACCGGCGGCGACGTCTTCAACGGCTCCTACCTCGCCCTCGCGCCCATGGGCCGCATGGTCGTGTTCGGTCTGGCCTCCCGGCGGGCGGGACGCAGCGTCGCCCCCGTCGACCTCATGGCGACCTCGCGCACCGTCGGCGGGTTCTGGCTGCAGGCGGCGCTCGCCCGCGGCGGCCTCGTGCCGATCATGGACGAGCTGCTGTCGATGGTCCGGGCCGGGCTGCTCCGCGCCGTCGTCGGCGGCACGTACAAGCTCGACGAGGCCGCGGCCGCCCACGCCGACCTCCGGGCCCGCAGGAGTGCCGGGAAGCTCGTCCTCGTCCCCTAG
- the serB gene encoding phosphoserine phosphatase SerB: MTVSGEDRPGLTTALFTAASLPGVEVLDVEQVVVRSRLTLAVLLGLGPGTDAAGVERALATSAAELGLACATTPGRGDTTVRRGGHLHVTMLGRPLLPAAVAAVAGVLAEAGANVDRLRRLASEPVTALELDVSGVSDMTALRLALTRSASEEGVDVAVSPGGIVRHGRRLVVMDVDSTLIQDEVIELLAAHAGREAEVAAVTERAMRGELDFAASLHERVAALAGLPVSVFDDVRDAVRLTPGAGTLVRTLHELGFTVALVSGGFMEVVGPLARSLGIRRVRANRLEVAGGRLTGRVLGGVVDRAGKAEALRAFAREEDLPLSRTVAIGDGANDLDMLAAAGLGVAFNAKPLVREQADAALTGPYLDAVLFLLGLDADEIADAAS, encoded by the coding sequence GTGACCGTCTCGGGTGAGGACCGCCCCGGCCTCACGACGGCGCTCTTCACGGCGGCGTCGCTGCCGGGCGTCGAGGTCCTCGACGTCGAGCAGGTCGTCGTCCGCTCCCGGCTCACCCTCGCCGTGCTCCTCGGTCTCGGTCCGGGCACGGACGCCGCCGGGGTCGAGCGGGCGCTCGCGACCAGCGCGGCCGAGCTCGGCCTCGCGTGCGCGACGACCCCGGGTCGCGGCGACACCACGGTCCGCCGCGGCGGGCACCTCCACGTCACGATGCTCGGCCGGCCGCTGCTGCCGGCGGCGGTGGCCGCCGTCGCCGGGGTCCTCGCCGAGGCGGGCGCGAACGTCGACCGCCTGCGCCGGCTGGCCTCCGAGCCCGTCACCGCCCTGGAGCTCGACGTGTCCGGGGTGTCCGACATGACGGCGCTGCGCCTGGCCCTCACGCGCAGCGCGAGCGAGGAGGGCGTCGACGTCGCCGTCTCGCCCGGCGGGATCGTGCGGCACGGCCGCCGCCTCGTCGTGATGGACGTCGACTCCACGCTCATCCAGGACGAGGTCATCGAGCTCCTCGCCGCCCACGCCGGCCGGGAGGCGGAGGTCGCCGCCGTCACCGAGCGCGCCATGCGCGGCGAGCTCGACTTCGCCGCGTCCCTCCACGAGCGTGTCGCCGCCCTGGCCGGGCTGCCCGTGTCGGTCTTCGACGACGTCCGCGACGCGGTCCGGCTCACGCCGGGCGCCGGGACGCTCGTGCGGACCCTCCACGAGCTCGGCTTCACCGTCGCCCTGGTGTCGGGCGGCTTCATGGAGGTCGTGGGCCCGCTCGCCCGGTCCCTCGGGATCCGGCGGGTGCGGGCGAACCGGCTCGAGGTCGCCGGGGGCCGGCTCACGGGGCGGGTGCTCGGCGGGGTCGTCGACCGCGCCGGCAAGGCCGAGGCGCTGCGCGCCTTCGCGCGGGAGGAGGACCTGCCGCTGTCGCGCACCGTCGCGATCGGCGACGGCGCCAACGACCTCGACATGCTCGCCGCGGCGGGCCTCGGGGTCGCCTTCAACGCGAAGCCGCTCGTGCGCGAGCAGGCCGACGCCGCCCTCACCGGCCCGTACCTCGACGCCGTCCTCTTCCTGCTCGGCCTCGACGCCGACGAGATCGCCGACGCCGCGTCCTGA
- a CDS encoding LLM class F420-dependent oxidoreductase: MSGGERGRADDRPVRIGVQLQPQHATYDEIRRAVDAAEAAGVDVIFNWDHFFPLYGDPDGAHFECWTMLGAWAEQTERAEIGALVTCVGYRNPDLLADMARTVDHISGGRLVLGIGAGWFERDYDEYGYPFGTAGSRLTTLADALVRIEARWSALNPAPTRRIPVMVGGGGERKTLRLTARHADIWHGFGDADVIARKHRVLDEWCDAEEREPSAIERSAGVEGEPDDVGERLRALGTRLFTIGLGGPDYDLSRVSRWVAWRDRVNGG, translated from the coding sequence GTGAGCGGCGGGGAACGCGGCCGCGCCGACGACCGGCCCGTCCGCATCGGGGTGCAGCTGCAGCCGCAGCACGCGACGTACGACGAGATCCGCCGGGCGGTCGACGCCGCCGAGGCGGCCGGGGTCGACGTCATCTTCAACTGGGACCACTTCTTCCCCCTGTACGGCGACCCGGACGGCGCCCACTTCGAGTGCTGGACGATGCTCGGTGCCTGGGCGGAGCAGACCGAGCGCGCCGAGATCGGCGCGCTCGTCACGTGCGTCGGCTACCGCAACCCCGACCTCCTCGCGGACATGGCCCGCACGGTCGACCACATCAGCGGCGGGCGGCTCGTGCTCGGCATCGGCGCCGGGTGGTTCGAGCGGGACTACGACGAGTACGGCTACCCCTTCGGCACGGCCGGCAGCCGGCTCACGACGCTCGCCGACGCGCTCGTGCGGATCGAGGCCCGCTGGTCGGCGCTCAACCCGGCCCCGACGCGGCGCATCCCCGTCATGGTCGGCGGGGGCGGGGAACGGAAGACGCTGCGCCTCACGGCCCGCCACGCCGACATCTGGCACGGCTTCGGCGACGCCGACGTCATCGCCCGCAAGCACCGCGTCCTCGACGAGTGGTGCGACGCGGAGGAGCGCGAGCCGTCGGCGATCGAGCGCTCCGCCGGGGTCGAGGGCGAGCCGGACGACGTCGGCGAGCGGCTGCGCGCCCTCGGCACGCGCCTGTTCACGATCGGGCTCGGCGGACCCGACTACGACCTGTCGCGGGTGTCGCGCTGGGTCGCCTGGCGCGACCGCGTCAACGGCGGGTGA
- a CDS encoding SixA phosphatase family protein — protein sequence MSDAAGGIAATAAGESRTRRGSRRLLVVRHAKAAYPDGVVDHDRPLTERGERDAAAVGRWMATERFVPDVVLTSDAVRALGTWELVAPELGVEPEVHVERRLYNADADTVLDLVRTHGGDAHTVAVFGHEPGLSTLARTLADPETSDPQELAGLSDRFPTAGVVVMRTRSAWVDTPLGGLVLARVVVPRS from the coding sequence GTGAGCGACGCGGCCGGAGGCATCGCCGCGACGGCGGCCGGCGAGTCCCGCACCCGCCGCGGCTCGCGGCGGCTCCTCGTCGTCCGCCACGCGAAGGCGGCCTACCCTGACGGTGTCGTCGACCACGACCGCCCGCTCACCGAGCGCGGCGAGCGGGACGCGGCCGCGGTCGGGCGGTGGATGGCGACGGAGCGCTTCGTGCCGGACGTCGTCCTCACCTCCGATGCGGTCAGGGCGCTCGGCACGTGGGAGCTCGTCGCGCCGGAGCTCGGCGTGGAGCCGGAGGTGCACGTGGAGCGGCGGCTCTACAACGCCGACGCCGACACGGTCCTCGACCTCGTCCGCACGCACGGCGGGGACGCCCACACCGTGGCGGTGTTCGGCCACGAGCCGGGCCTGTCGACGCTCGCGAGGACGCTCGCGGACCCGGAGACGTCGGACCCGCAGGAGCTCGCGGGCCTCAGCGACCGGTTCCCCACCGCGGGCGTCGTCGTCATGCGGACCCGCTCGGCGTGGGTCGACACGCCGCTCGGCGGGCTCGTGCTCGCGCGGGTGGTCGTGCCGCGGTCCTGA
- the fabI gene encoding enoyl-ACP reductase FabI — translation MGLLDGKRLLVTGVLKDTSIAFHVARLAQQEGADVVLSSFGRTMKITQAIARRLPAPAPVVELDVTDPTHLEGLPTALRAHLGEDGRLDGVVHSIGFAPQGAFDFLHAGWDDVATALHVSSYSLKSLTVACRELLHPGSAVVGLTFDASYAWPVYDWMGVAKAAFESTARYLARDLGPEGVRVNLVSAGPVRTTAASSIPGFEQFEETWQERAPLGWDVRDPEPTARAVCALLSDWFPATTAEIVHVDGGFHAMGA, via the coding sequence ATGGGACTGCTCGACGGCAAGCGCCTGCTCGTGACCGGTGTGCTCAAGGACACCTCGATCGCGTTCCACGTCGCACGCCTCGCCCAGCAGGAGGGCGCGGACGTCGTGCTGTCGTCCTTCGGGCGCACCATGAAGATCACGCAGGCGATCGCGCGGCGGCTGCCCGCCCCCGCCCCCGTCGTGGAGCTCGACGTCACCGACCCCACCCACCTCGAGGGGCTGCCGACGGCGCTGCGGGCGCACCTCGGGGAGGACGGGCGCCTCGACGGCGTCGTCCACTCCATCGGCTTCGCCCCCCAGGGCGCCTTCGACTTCCTCCACGCCGGGTGGGACGACGTCGCGACGGCGCTGCACGTGTCGTCGTACTCGCTGAAGTCGCTCACCGTCGCGTGCCGCGAGCTGCTGCACCCGGGCTCCGCCGTCGTCGGCCTGACGTTCGACGCCTCCTACGCGTGGCCGGTGTACGACTGGATGGGCGTGGCGAAGGCCGCCTTCGAGTCGACGGCCCGCTACCTCGCCCGCGACCTCGGACCGGAGGGCGTCCGGGTCAACCTCGTGTCCGCGGGCCCGGTCCGCACGACGGCGGCGAGCTCGATCCCGGGCTTCGAGCAGTTCGAGGAGACGTGGCAGGAGCGCGCCCCGCTCGGCTGGGACGTCCGCGACCCGGAGCCGACGGCGCGCGCGGTGTGCGCGCTGCTGTCGGACTGGTTCCCGGCGACGACGGCGGAGATCGTCCACGTCGACGGCGGCTTCCACGCGATGGGGGCCTGA